The following proteins are encoded in a genomic region of Stutzerimonas stutzeri:
- a CDS encoding nucleotidyl transferase AbiEii/AbiGii toxin family protein, with product MSTWDKRYTDRVQLLVEILPTLAKETRFALKGGTAINLFEHDLPRLSVDIDLTWLPMQDYAQDAGQISDALERLGRALGSAPLRLQVQTSAPERGGFINRLIVSRGRARVQIETTPVMRGSVHPVRTMVVQPQVQEAFGFASIQVLDFADLYAGKMAAALSRQHPRDLFDIGLLLADPRTDERLWRTFLIYMTCSPKPAWEMLVPNEPKDFEAIYQTHFRGMTAAPVSSEILLEHRARLLRQISEWLTPQSRAFLESVEMENPDFDLINLPQAAELPAVKRKLQNLASRSAAKRASDHSQLQAAFEMFKR from the coding sequence ATGAGCACCTGGGATAAGCGCTACACCGACCGAGTGCAGTTGTTGGTGGAAATTTTGCCGACCTTGGCGAAAGAAACACGATTTGCCCTCAAAGGAGGGACGGCGATCAACCTGTTCGAGCATGACTTGCCCAGGTTGTCTGTGGATATCGATCTGACTTGGTTGCCGATGCAGGACTATGCGCAGGATGCTGGTCAGATCTCCGATGCATTAGAACGTCTGGGAAGGGCACTTGGCTCTGCGCCATTAAGGCTACAGGTACAAACATCGGCGCCAGAGAGAGGTGGCTTCATAAACAGACTGATAGTGAGTCGTGGACGAGCCCGAGTCCAAATAGAAACGACTCCGGTGATGCGCGGTTCCGTGCATCCGGTACGGACAATGGTTGTCCAGCCGCAGGTCCAGGAGGCCTTTGGCTTTGCCTCGATCCAGGTGCTCGACTTTGCGGATCTATATGCGGGGAAAATGGCAGCAGCATTGTCGAGGCAGCATCCGCGCGACCTGTTTGATATCGGTTTGCTTCTGGCCGATCCGCGTACAGATGAGCGACTTTGGCGAACCTTCCTGATCTACATGACCTGTAGCCCGAAACCTGCCTGGGAGATGCTGGTTCCCAATGAACCCAAGGATTTCGAGGCGATATACCAGACTCACTTTCGTGGTATGACTGCAGCACCTGTCAGCTCAGAGATACTGCTGGAGCACCGCGCCAGGCTTCTTCGACAAATTTCAGAGTGGCTTACCCCGCAGTCGAGAGCATTTCTGGAGTCTGTCGAGATGGAGAATCCAGATTTTGACTTGATCAACTTGCCACAGGCAGCAGAGCTACCTGCGGTAAAACGGAA